A window of Natrinema versiforme contains these coding sequences:
- a CDS encoding class I SAM-dependent methyltransferase, with translation MTSALRDAIYALRKARLGLERRRLDYGAETRERAERLAAVLPASTAELREYEREYDDLEWFHDSYADRVEEIHDAGVATDTTHWRDGVTLYVVCRALEVETAVETGVLFGSFDAHILAAMAENGGGTLHAVDLPGGPPGPFEYGHLIPDRCRDRWRLHRGDAREVLPTLLERVGPLDLFLHDSDHRLPHMRYEYETALSRLEPGGVLASHDVRLSRLFDRFTDANGLRSCVVCDTGIARRPR, from the coding sequence GTGACGAGCGCTCTTCGAGACGCGATCTACGCCCTTCGCAAGGCGCGGCTTGGTCTCGAGCGTCGGCGACTCGATTACGGCGCGGAGACCCGCGAGCGGGCCGAGCGGCTGGCCGCGGTGCTTCCGGCGTCGACCGCCGAACTTCGCGAGTACGAGCGGGAGTACGACGACCTCGAGTGGTTTCACGACAGCTACGCCGACCGCGTCGAAGAGATTCACGACGCCGGCGTCGCCACTGACACGACCCACTGGCGCGACGGGGTGACGCTGTACGTGGTCTGTCGCGCGCTCGAGGTCGAGACCGCGGTCGAAACCGGGGTGCTGTTCGGCTCCTTCGACGCGCACATTCTGGCTGCGATGGCGGAAAACGGTGGTGGGACGCTGCACGCGGTAGACCTGCCCGGCGGGCCGCCCGGTCCCTTCGAGTACGGCCATCTAATTCCGGATCGCTGTCGCGACCGCTGGCGGCTTCATCGCGGGGACGCGCGTGAGGTGCTTCCGACCCTGCTCGAGCGCGTCGGGCCGCTCGATCTGTTCTTGCACGATTCGGACCACCGGCTGCCCCACATGCGCTACGAGTACGAGACGGCGCTGTCGCGGCTCGAGCCCGGCGGGGTCCTCGCGAGTCACGACGTGCGGCTCTCGCGGCTGTTCGATCGATTCACCGACGCGAACGGACTCCGGTCGTGCGTGGTCTGTGATACGGGGATCGCGCGGCGGCCGCGCTAG
- a CDS encoding PadR family transcriptional regulator has translation MPDDDSRDLEPPARADASPPDDPITDGRLAWVDLTGFQRDCLEAIARCERDDRSRSPAGLIAMLERRYPTVSRARLEPNLRALVARDLVATRDGLLGRTIDYRLTGAGRALLIQRAERLAVLCDLRGEHGDAADEGTARAERADQTESRNER, from the coding sequence ATGCCCGACGACGACTCGCGGGACCTTGAACCTCCCGCTCGAGCAGACGCATCGCCCCCAGACGATCCGATAACAGACGGCCGGCTCGCGTGGGTCGACCTCACCGGGTTCCAACGCGACTGTCTCGAGGCGATCGCCCGCTGCGAGCGCGACGACCGCTCGCGGTCTCCCGCGGGGCTCATCGCGATGCTCGAGCGCCGGTATCCGACGGTCAGTCGCGCCCGGCTCGAGCCGAATCTCCGCGCGCTCGTCGCCCGCGACCTCGTCGCGACGCGCGACGGACTGCTCGGCCGAACCATCGACTACCGCCTCACGGGTGCCGGGCGCGCGCTGCTGATCCAGCGCGCCGAACGCCTCGCGGTCCTCTGTGACCTGCGTGGGGAGCACGGCGACGCGGCGGACGAGGGGACCGCTCGAGCGGAGCGAGCGGACCAGACGGAGAGTCGAAACGAACGCTAG
- a CDS encoding helix-turn-helix transcriptional regulator, which yields MRPLVSWMTKSDPAILEIFEEAGIAIPPAVAEFNLEGVSKSTITRRLPVLVDHGLLEQVDEERGYYRITDQGRAYLKGELESDDLEPSE from the coding sequence ATGCGTCCGCTGGTTTCGTGGATGACGAAGTCTGATCCTGCAATTCTCGAAATCTTCGAGGAAGCAGGAATCGCTATCCCGCCAGCAGTTGCAGAATTCAATTTGGAAGGCGTTTCGAAATCTACGATCACTAGACGCCTTCCAGTTTTGGTGGACCACGGCCTATTGGAGCAAGTAGACGAGGAACGGGGCTACTACCGAATTACGGATCAAGGTCGCGCCTATCTCAAGGGTGAATTAGAGAGTGACGACCTTGAACCATCAGAATGA
- a CDS encoding prenyltransferase, with protein sequence MSDGPSRASLSDWGLKPAVDYIERVQRSDGLVLWYPDGPADPWDHVESAMALSVAGRREAAARAYRWIADAQHDDGALWATYGDADGEEGAHDGDEPRKETHRSAYVAVGVWHHYLCTGDRDFLESLWPTVRDALEFACRQQAPTGEIYWTVGADGAVYEDALIAGCASLYKSLACGAAIAAELERDAPRDRWLEARTRLGEAIRERPDRFDRTWESKSRYAMDWFYPVLCGVVTGDPARNRLEDGMDRFLEEGLGCRCVADEPWVTVAESCELVVSLAAVGRVERAREIYEWLFQWTDDEGVFWTGYQFADEAFWPGERPTWTGGAAVLAADALSGLSGGADLFTDPLSE encoded by the coding sequence GTGAGCGACGGCCCGTCGCGGGCGTCGCTTTCGGACTGGGGGCTCAAGCCGGCGGTCGACTACATCGAGCGCGTCCAGCGATCGGACGGGCTCGTGCTCTGGTACCCCGACGGGCCGGCGGACCCGTGGGATCACGTCGAGAGCGCGATGGCGCTGTCGGTCGCCGGCCGCCGCGAGGCCGCCGCGCGCGCGTACCGCTGGATTGCCGACGCACAGCACGACGACGGCGCGCTGTGGGCGACCTACGGCGACGCCGACGGCGAGGAGGGAGCCCACGACGGCGACGAGCCGCGCAAGGAGACCCACCGCAGCGCCTACGTCGCCGTCGGCGTCTGGCACCACTACCTGTGTACCGGCGACCGGGACTTTCTCGAGTCGCTGTGGCCCACGGTCCGGGACGCCCTCGAATTCGCGTGTCGCCAGCAGGCCCCGACCGGCGAGATCTACTGGACCGTCGGCGCGGACGGCGCGGTCTACGAGGACGCCCTGATCGCCGGCTGTGCCTCGCTCTACAAGAGTCTGGCCTGCGGCGCGGCCATCGCGGCCGAACTCGAGCGCGACGCCCCTCGAGACCGGTGGCTCGAGGCCCGCACCCGACTCGGGGAAGCGATCCGCGAGCGACCCGACCGGTTCGACCGCACGTGGGAGAGCAAGTCCCGCTACGCGATGGACTGGTTCTATCCCGTCCTCTGTGGCGTGGTGACCGGCGACCCGGCGCGGAACCGGCTCGAGGACGGGATGGATCGCTTTCTCGAGGAGGGGCTGGGCTGTCGCTGCGTCGCGGACGAGCCGTGGGTGACCGTCGCCGAGTCCTGCGAACTCGTGGTTTCACTTGCCGCGGTGGGGAGGGTGGAGCGTGCGCGTGAGATCTACGAGTGGCTGTTCCAGTGGACCGACGACGAGGGGGTCTTCTGGACGGGCTACCAGTTCGCGGACGAGGCGTTCTGGCCCGGCGAGCGGCCGACATGGACCGGCGGGGCCGCGGTGCTTGCTGCTGACGCGTTGTCGGGGCTGTCGGGTGGTGCGGATCTGTTTACTGATCCGCTATCCGAATGA
- a CDS encoding class I SAM-dependent methyltransferase: METIDFDRLTLTPGMRVLDVGCGEGRHVHAAALENVAEVVGLDLERSNLEAARADYEEYIAPESDVPVTFLSGDALRLPFEDGAFDVVCCTEVLEHLPDYESAIDELRRVCAPGGTLAVSVPREGPERVCWALSDEYHEVEGGHVRIFDREELRAAVERRGFRRVDSHFAHALHSPYWWLKCLWWDRDERGDPPLPLRAYDRFLEWDVLESPRPVRLLERALDPALGKSVVYYFELEGQA; encoded by the coding sequence ATGGAGACGATCGATTTCGATCGGCTGACGCTGACGCCGGGAATGCGCGTCCTCGATGTCGGCTGTGGCGAGGGCCGACACGTCCACGCCGCCGCCCTCGAGAACGTCGCGGAGGTCGTCGGCCTCGACCTCGAGCGGTCGAATCTGGAAGCGGCCCGAGCAGACTACGAGGAGTACATCGCCCCGGAGTCGGACGTGCCAGTCACCTTTCTGTCCGGCGACGCGCTTCGACTCCCCTTCGAGGACGGCGCGTTCGATGTCGTCTGCTGTACCGAGGTGTTAGAGCACCTCCCCGACTACGAGTCCGCGATCGACGAACTGCGTCGGGTCTGTGCGCCGGGCGGGACGCTCGCGGTCAGCGTCCCGCGGGAGGGTCCCGAACGCGTCTGCTGGGCGCTGTCCGACGAGTACCACGAGGTCGAGGGCGGTCACGTCCGCATCTTCGACCGCGAGGAGCTGCGGGCCGCCGTCGAACGGCGCGGGTTCCGGCGAGTTGATAGTCACTTCGCCCACGCGTTGCACTCGCCGTACTGGTGGCTGAAGTGTCTCTGGTGGGACCGCGACGAGCGCGGGGACCCGCCGCTGCCCCTGCGGGCCTACGACCGCTTCCTCGAGTGGGACGTGCTCGAGTCGCCCCGGCCGGTGCGATTGCTCGAGCGGGCGCTCGATCCCGCGCTGGGCAAGAGCGTCGTCTACTACTTCGAGTTGGAGGGGCAGGCGTGA
- a CDS encoding glycosyltransferase family 4 protein produces MVTGTLRRLLPGSVISSSASATGTTAAGTTESEPSLEAERRPDGPLDICLLSYRSNPYSGGQGVYVKYLSRALTDLGHSVDVISGKPYPELDDDVGLVKLPGENIVDELDRLGQFETSYLRDPLALYEWLSALTGGFPDPYVFGRQVVDYFEARDPEYDVIHDNQSLCHGLHTLRERGHPVVATVHHPITVDRDAALAAADDWSERLLIRRWYRFLRMQREVVRELPHVLTVSESAKRRTVADFGADPDSIRVVHNGIDTDLFEPVDRDAEQLRVMTTVSADVPLKGARHLLEAFAAVRDSIDAELVVVGEFDEGGDCDRLVSELGIADAIETHSEISYERMVDLYGTADVAVVPSIYEGFGLPAGEALSCGVPVVATTGGGLPEVVGDAGVLVEPGDADALAEAIRDLLADDERRRRLGERGRERIVEEFDWERAARETVRTYRDAIETQGNGA; encoded by the coding sequence ATGGTCACTGGTACGCTGAGACGGCTTCTCCCGGGGAGTGTGATTTCCTCGTCCGCGTCGGCGACGGGAACGACCGCCGCGGGAACGACGGAGTCGGAGCCGTCACTCGAGGCGGAGCGTCGTCCCGACGGTCCGCTCGATATCTGTCTCCTGAGTTATCGCTCCAACCCCTATTCGGGTGGACAGGGCGTCTACGTGAAATACCTGAGTCGGGCGCTGACCGATCTCGGCCACTCCGTCGACGTGATCTCAGGGAAACCCTACCCCGAACTCGACGACGACGTCGGGTTGGTGAAACTGCCCGGCGAGAACATCGTCGACGAACTCGATCGGCTGGGGCAGTTCGAAACGTCCTATCTCCGCGACCCGCTCGCGCTGTACGAGTGGCTGAGCGCGCTCACCGGCGGCTTTCCCGACCCCTACGTCTTCGGCCGGCAGGTCGTCGACTACTTCGAAGCGCGCGACCCCGAGTACGACGTGATCCACGACAACCAGTCGCTCTGTCACGGCCTCCACACGCTCCGCGAGCGGGGCCACCCCGTCGTGGCGACGGTGCACCATCCGATCACCGTCGACCGCGACGCCGCCCTCGCCGCGGCCGACGACTGGAGCGAGCGGCTGCTGATCCGCCGGTGGTACCGATTCCTTCGGATGCAACGCGAGGTCGTCCGGGAGCTGCCCCACGTGCTGACCGTCTCCGAGTCGGCCAAACGCCGCACCGTCGCCGACTTCGGTGCCGATCCCGACTCGATCCGCGTCGTCCACAACGGCATCGACACGGACCTGTTCGAACCCGTCGACCGCGACGCCGAGCAACTGCGCGTGATGACGACGGTCAGCGCCGACGTGCCGCTGAAGGGGGCTCGCCACCTGCTCGAGGCGTTCGCGGCCGTTCGGGACTCGATCGACGCCGAACTCGTCGTCGTCGGCGAGTTCGACGAGGGCGGCGACTGCGACCGACTCGTCTCGGAACTGGGCATCGCGGACGCGATCGAGACCCACAGCGAGATCAGTTACGAGCGGATGGTCGACCTCTACGGGACCGCCGACGTGGCGGTCGTCCCCTCGATTTACGAGGGCTTTGGCCTCCCTGCGGGTGAGGCGCTTTCCTGTGGCGTGCCGGTGGTGGCGACCACCGGCGGCGGACTGCCGGAGGTGGTCGGCGACGCCGGCGTCCTCGTCGAACCGGGCGACGCCGACGCGCTGGCCGAGGCGATCCGCGACCTGCTCGCGGACGACGAGCGCCGCCGGCGACTCGGCGAGCGGGGCCGGGAGCGGATCGTCGAGGAGTTCGACTGGGAACGAGCAGCCCGAGAGACGGTTCGAACGTACCGCGACGCGATCGAAACGCAGGGGAACGGGGCCTGA
- a CDS encoding NUDIX domain-containing protein, producing MSTPEEDLQHENAGQDVIAVDADDTELELVNRLDAHTGDGIRHRAFTSLVFDGEGNVLLAQRAPDKRLWGTYWDGTVASHPVEGQSQEEATRERLEEELGITPDQYDDLELTDRFEYKRYFENAGVEHEVCAVLQLTLSDRSLDPNEEEVAGLMWVPYERLHSNPEWYRQLRLCPWFEIAMRRDAR from the coding sequence ATGAGCACGCCGGAGGAGGACCTGCAACACGAGAACGCGGGACAGGACGTAATCGCCGTCGACGCCGACGACACCGAACTCGAGCTAGTCAACCGACTCGACGCCCACACGGGCGACGGGATCCGCCACCGCGCGTTCACCTCGCTCGTCTTCGACGGCGAGGGGAACGTCCTGCTCGCCCAGCGAGCGCCGGACAAGCGCCTGTGGGGCACCTACTGGGACGGCACCGTCGCCTCCCACCCCGTCGAGGGCCAGAGTCAGGAGGAGGCGACCCGAGAACGTCTCGAGGAGGAACTGGGGATCACCCCCGACCAGTACGACGATCTGGAACTGACCGACCGCTTCGAGTACAAGCGCTACTTCGAGAACGCGGGCGTCGAACACGAGGTCTGTGCCGTCTTGCAACTGACCCTCTCCGACCGCAGCCTCGATCCCAACGAGGAGGAGGTCGCCGGTCTGATGTGGGTCCCCTACGAGCGACTCCACTCGAACCCGGAGTGGTACCGACAGCTCCGACTCTGTCCGTGGTTCGAGATCGCGATGCGTCGAGACGCTCGATAA
- a CDS encoding diacylglycerol kinase family protein: protein MASAESSDRLLVLNPVSGSGDHVDTVVELAAEHDFEIRRTEEAGDATRFAREAAPDADLVAAAGGDGTLNAVVNGVDAADELETTTVAVVPAGTGNNFATNIGIRGIEHGFTVIEEGQRRAIDIATANGRAFVNSCVGGITAEASGETSAESKAELGVLAYVKNTLETVGEFDSLPLRVETAPGPDGETARAWEGEALFVLIGNCRRFTGARTAQAHVEDGLLEVTIVEDAAATNLVGGAALEGLIGQDSTHIVRRRTPSLAIESREDSVEYSLDGEMLETETLHLETDAETLTIPVGEGYQPDPDDGDLWPLEGPTNR from the coding sequence ATGGCATCCGCGGAGTCGAGCGACCGCCTTCTCGTTCTCAATCCCGTCAGCGGCAGCGGGGACCACGTCGACACCGTCGTCGAACTCGCCGCCGAGCACGATTTCGAGATTCGTCGGACGGAGGAAGCCGGTGACGCGACGCGATTCGCCCGCGAGGCCGCACCCGACGCCGACCTCGTCGCGGCGGCCGGCGGCGACGGCACCCTCAACGCCGTCGTCAACGGCGTAGACGCGGCGGACGAACTCGAGACGACGACCGTCGCGGTCGTCCCGGCGGGAACGGGTAACAACTTCGCGACGAACATCGGAATTCGGGGGATCGAACACGGCTTTACGGTGATCGAGGAGGGCCAGCGACGAGCGATCGATATCGCGACGGCGAACGGCCGGGCCTTCGTCAACTCCTGTGTCGGCGGGATCACCGCCGAGGCGAGCGGCGAGACGTCCGCGGAGAGCAAGGCGGAGTTGGGCGTGCTCGCGTACGTGAAGAACACGCTCGAGACGGTCGGCGAGTTCGACTCGCTCCCGCTCCGGGTGGAGACGGCCCCGGGGCCGGACGGCGAGACGGCGCGGGCGTGGGAGGGCGAGGCGCTGTTCGTCCTCATCGGCAACTGTCGGCGCTTTACCGGCGCACGGACCGCACAGGCCCACGTCGAAGACGGCCTGCTCGAGGTCACGATCGTCGAGGACGCCGCGGCGACGAATCTGGTCGGCGGGGCGGCGTTGGAGGGACTGATCGGACAGGACAGCACGCATATCGTCCGGCGGCGAACGCCGTCGCTCGCGATTGAGAGTAGAGAGGACTCCGTCGAGTACAGTCTCGACGGCGAGATGCTCGAGACCGAAACGTTGCACCTCGAGACGGACGCGGAGACGCTGACGATTCCCGTGGGTGAGGGCTACCAGCCCGATCCGGACGACGGGGACCTGTGGCCGCTCGAGGGGCCGACGAATCGGTAG
- a CDS encoding PHP domain-containing protein codes for MYAVDLHAHTRFFHGRRSLGDRFDPLGVRLLAEAADRRSLDGVATTNHDYYTAFDPSPDVETLPGIEITTDQGHVLVVGPDPPAATKPGALSPAEAVALAHDRDCAAIVAHPFRNSTVRELEDVPFDAIEVNGKHPRSRPLVEQLAEERDLPLVGGSDAHYPFEVGRAYTIVEADRLTPESIVDAIRRGDVNARVSKSGFDRLLRRGYRAIHERKHVIDAIERPTPGVGKPPGEDRP; via the coding sequence ATGTACGCGGTCGATCTCCACGCACACACGCGATTCTTCCACGGTCGGCGATCGCTCGGCGACCGGTTCGACCCGCTCGGTGTCAGACTGCTCGCCGAAGCGGCCGACCGGCGCAGCCTCGACGGCGTCGCGACGACCAACCACGATTACTACACGGCGTTCGATCCGTCCCCCGACGTCGAGACGCTGCCGGGAATCGAGATCACGACCGATCAGGGCCACGTCCTCGTCGTCGGCCCCGACCCGCCCGCGGCGACGAAACCCGGGGCGCTCTCCCCCGCGGAGGCGGTCGCGCTGGCCCACGACCGCGACTGCGCCGCGATCGTCGCCCATCCGTTCCGGAACAGTACGGTACGCGAACTCGAGGACGTGCCCTTCGACGCGATCGAGGTCAACGGCAAACACCCCCGCTCGCGGCCGCTGGTCGAGCAGTTGGCCGAGGAGCGGGACCTCCCGCTGGTCGGCGGCAGCGACGCCCACTACCCCTTCGAGGTGGGCCGGGCGTACACGATCGTCGAGGCTGACCGGCTCACGCCCGAGTCGATCGTCGATGCGATCCGCCGCGGCGATGTCAACGCGCGCGTTTCCAAATCGGGATTCGACCGCCTGCTCCGCCGCGGCTACCGGGCGATCCACGAGCGCAAGCACGTGATCGACGCGATCGAACGGCCGACGCCGGGTGTCGGGAAGCCGCCGGGCGAAGACCGTCCTTGA
- a CDS encoding DUF3800 domain-containing protein: protein MGTLYICIDESGVPSSGNCFTVAGCWFGSDRDRPQDILVSTSQKLLSKAATLESLSSPPSELKGKDYDSSTLGRLISHLKQLMYEDDSIRCPSRAWSMSYLLGFTVTMVQPDISAVTVDGLTNNELAIPEIMKRLALNTVLTPLFSAGLVDTSSYDRVRVLLDATVWKRAANEFQRATESRLSTDTEIDYATRNSKATPGIQFADIAAVSWRRNLLTGDCSTASGLLHDLRFAR, encoded by the coding sequence ATGGGAACGCTCTACATCTGTATCGATGAAAGCGGTGTTCCCAGTTCTGGTAATTGTTTTACCGTCGCTGGATGCTGGTTCGGATCAGACCGTGACCGTCCGCAGGATATTCTCGTCTCGACCAGTCAAAAACTTCTCTCGAAGGCAGCGACACTCGAGTCGCTTTCCTCGCCGCCATCGGAACTGAAAGGGAAGGACTACGATTCATCAACGCTCGGAAGATTGATCAGTCACCTCAAACAGCTCATGTACGAGGACGATTCGATCCGTTGCCCGTCTCGAGCATGGTCGATGAGTTATCTGCTCGGGTTTACAGTGACGATGGTCCAGCCCGATATCAGCGCTGTCACCGTCGACGGGTTAACAAATAACGAACTCGCGATTCCCGAGATCATGAAACGGCTCGCACTTAATACAGTTCTCACCCCGTTGTTCTCCGCTGGCCTCGTAGATACCTCATCGTACGATCGTGTCCGAGTCTTACTGGACGCTACGGTGTGGAAGCGGGCAGCGAACGAATTTCAACGGGCTACCGAATCGAGACTCTCAACGGATACCGAAATCGACTATGCCACTCGAAATAGCAAGGCAACACCGGGGATTCAGTTCGCTGATATCGCCGCTGTGAGTTGGCGACGAAACCTCTTAACTGGCGACTGTAGTACTGCGTCAGGACTTCTTCACGATCTTCGATTCGCTAGATGA
- a CDS encoding Lrp/AsnC family transcriptional regulator: protein MDDLDRQILDILRRDSRTPYTEIADEVGTSEGTVRNRVERMMDDDILERFTISTRTGNVQAMLEISVAVDVDTKGVSERMAEWDEVDFVWMVSGEQDVVLVVDAADTRGVNDLITKARDQEEVVSTKTRLILDEELG from the coding sequence ATGGACGACCTGGACCGACAGATCCTCGATATCCTCCGGCGAGACTCCCGGACGCCGTACACCGAGATCGCCGACGAGGTTGGAACCAGCGAGGGGACCGTCCGCAACCGCGTCGAGCGTATGATGGACGACGACATCCTCGAACGCTTTACCATCTCGACCCGGACCGGCAACGTCCAAGCGATGCTCGAGATCAGCGTCGCGGTCGACGTCGACACCAAAGGGGTCTCCGAGCGGATGGCCGAGTGGGACGAGGTCGACTTCGTCTGGATGGTCTCGGGCGAGCAGGACGTGGTCCTCGTGGTCGACGCCGCGGACACGCGCGGGGTCAACGATCTCATCACGAAAGCCCGCGATCAGGAGGAGGTCGTGAGCACGAAGACGCGGTTGATTCTGGACGAGGAACTAGGGTGA